TTGCATGGATTGGAATGCTACATAAAAAAAGCTTTGGCAAACGAACTTTTTTCTGATAAGAAAAAGAGACTTGGAAAAGCATCTCACAGGGATGCACAAAACTCATGCAAAGTAATTTTTTATGCAGATGACTTTATCATTCTCCATGAAAGTGAAGAAATTATTCTTAGAGCGAAAACTTTAGTTGAAGAGTGGTTAAAAACCATTGGGTTGGAATTAAAACATTCAAAAACAAAAGTTTCCCACACGCTCAAACTTTACGGAGAACAAAAACCAGGTTTTGATTTTCTTGGATTTACAATACGACAATACCCAATAAAACGAGGTAGAAAAGATTACAAATTGCTAATTAAACCAAGTCGTAACTCTATAAAACAGCACGGGTTAGTTATAAAACATAAACTTAAAGCATTACGCAACGCACCCCAGGAAACCGTAATAAAACAACTCAATCTTATAATAAACCCCAGTTATGGATTAACCAACGAAGTAAAGCTGAGAAATACAGGGCTTTTTCGATTGCATTGAATAAGAAATGAGGGTAGAAAAAATATGTACCAAGAAATTTACTGTGGATCTATGCCGAGTGTGCTCAAGTTCAAATTTGTTTTTTAGGCAGCCAAAAACCGTTTCAACAATCGATCTTTTCCCTAGTAAAATCTTCTCTTTCAGCGAAATCAGTGCATTTTTCATACCTTTTTTCACTTTAGTGACGAGTTTTAGACCTCTATCGAATAGTTTCTCAAAGAGCTCTTTCTTTATATAGCCCTTATCTCCAAACAAAAGTCCAGTTAGTTTTTTGGTTAGAGTTGGTACAGGTTTTCTGTCATCGACGTTACCTCTGGTTAGCGTAACACCTTGAATTTCACCTATTTCATTGATTACTACATGTAATTTAAAACCAAAAAACCAGCCGTAAGTATTCTTTCCTAACTCTGCTAATCCTTTGAAAACCTTATTTCTTGAGATTCTTTTTCGATGGCATACTGCTATTGAAGTAGAATCTATGTAGGAAATCCCGGTCATTTTTGCTTGTTCACAAAACCATTGCAAAAGTAATGCTAAATACCACAAAACTCGCGGCTTTAAGGCAATAAATCTGTGATATGAAGGCAGCTTTGAAAACTCTGATCTATAGAATAACTGAAGATAACAAAGATAAAAAGCCTTGAAGTTTTTACATGGTGATTTATGGTATAATAGGATTATGGTTAGAATTTCTGAGTGCGCTATTTCTGGTACTCTGGTTGGTTTTTTGCCGTTTGATAAGAACCTATTTGCAAAATTATCATCTACCGCACGACAAAAATCCTCGACGCAACAGTACAGTTCT
The nucleotide sequence above comes from Wolbachia endosymbiont of Oedothorax gibbosus. Encoded proteins:
- a CDS encoding reverse transcriptase domain-containing protein, which translates into the protein MLLEKLHTTPTIVKIIRGWLKAGIMEGKVFQFTKQGTIQGGTISPLLANIALHGLECYIKKALANELFSDKKKRLGKASHRDAQNSCKVIFYADDFIILHESEEIILRAKTLVEEWLKTIGLELKHSKTKVSHTLKLYGEQKPGFDFLGFTIRQYPIKRGRKDYKLLIKPSRNSIKQHGLVIKHKLKALRNAPQETVIKQLNLIINPSYGLTNEVKLRNTGLFRLH
- a CDS encoding IS982 family transposase, whose translation is MKKDITELYCCVEDFCRAVDDNFANRFLSNGKKPTRVPEIAHSEILTIILLYHKSPCKNFKAFYLCYLQLFYRSEFSKLPSYHRFIALKPRVLWYLALLLQWFCEQAKMTGISYIDSTSIAVCHRKRISRNKVFKGLAELGKNTYGWFFGFKLHVVINEIGEIQGVTLTRGNVDDRKPVPTLTKKLTGLLFGDKGYIKKELFEKLFDRGLKLVTKVKKGMKNALISLKEKILLGKRSIVETVFGCLKNKFELEHTRHRSTVNFLVHIFSTLISYSMQSKKPCISQLYFVG